One genomic segment of Gammaproteobacteria bacterium includes these proteins:
- a CDS encoding glycoside hydrolase family 15 protein: MKAPGAPGSEARWAPGDKSLVGCALRSARLWFTIGQGIVTEVYYPRVDIPQIRDLDFVVADGRGFWVDIKTLPDPRLRLLRPGTPAVEMLHHHPRFTLRLQVCPDPVRDVLLVEVELTGDDTLRPYVLLTPRIGESGDANLAWAERHHGRNVLWAEQGPFGIALLAANGDQRDTFERTSAGYVGASDGLEDFRNHGRLTWAWDQAGPGNVMLTGEIGRHSVLALGIGSSKESAATLAAGTLAQPFVNILEDFATDWLHWHGQHTRDQDLHQLPARVQSQFKTSAMVLRSHMDRTYPGAMVASLSIPWGDSRDVRGGYHLVWPRDLVECAGALLVLGAEAEARNVLRYLIATQHEDGHWNQNQWLGGKPYWLGVQLDEAAFPVLLAAMLAERNALDGIRVAGMVRAALGFIAREGPASDQDRWEENRGVNTFTLSVCIAALVAGSRFLDDTARDHALALADFWNANLEHWTSAADTALARRLGVTRYYMRIAPSPIVGDQQAAWQILPIKNRVHDPHLPAEEQVGTDFLQLVRFGLREADDPLILDSLKIADTLLKVDTPTGPSWYRYHGDGYGEHRDGSPYDGAGRGRAWPLLTGERAHYELAAGYDPLPLIESMCAMTGGLGMFPEQIWDSEPIPGRRLYPGRPTGSAMPLAWTHAEFIKLVASRQEERIVDCPTAVWARYHGRRPEADRAFWSPAAPISRLAPGQTLTIWLPEPARLHFGYDGWQHIADRQTRETGLGLHAASFTAQELSGHTQVDFTWQRHGDGHWSGEDFSIRLDTPS, encoded by the coding sequence GTGAAGGCGCCGGGCGCGCCTGGCAGCGAAGCGCGCTGGGCCCCCGGCGACAAGTCCCTGGTCGGCTGCGCCCTGCGCAGCGCCCGCCTGTGGTTCACCATCGGACAGGGCATCGTGACCGAGGTGTATTACCCGCGGGTCGACATTCCGCAAATCCGCGACCTGGACTTCGTGGTCGCGGACGGCCGGGGATTCTGGGTCGACATCAAGACCCTGCCCGATCCCCGCCTGCGCCTGCTGCGCCCCGGAACGCCGGCCGTCGAAATGCTGCATCACCACCCACGCTTCACGTTGCGGCTGCAGGTCTGTCCGGATCCGGTACGCGACGTGCTGCTGGTGGAGGTCGAACTCACCGGAGACGACACCCTGCGCCCCTACGTGCTGCTCACCCCGCGGATCGGCGAAAGCGGCGACGCCAATCTCGCCTGGGCGGAACGCCATCACGGACGCAACGTGCTGTGGGCCGAGCAGGGCCCCTTCGGCATTGCTTTGCTTGCGGCAAACGGGGATCAACGCGACACCTTTGAGCGCACCAGCGCCGGCTATGTCGGCGCGAGCGACGGGCTGGAAGACTTTCGCAACCACGGCCGACTGACCTGGGCCTGGGATCAGGCCGGCCCCGGCAACGTGATGCTGACCGGCGAGATCGGACGCCATAGCGTGCTCGCGCTGGGCATAGGCAGCAGCAAGGAATCGGCCGCCACGCTGGCGGCCGGGACGCTGGCCCAGCCGTTTGTGAACATCCTCGAGGACTTCGCCACGGACTGGCTGCACTGGCACGGCCAGCACACCCGCGATCAGGATCTGCATCAGCTGCCGGCGCGGGTGCAGTCGCAGTTCAAGACCTCCGCCATGGTGCTGCGCTCGCACATGGACCGCACCTATCCCGGCGCCATGGTCGCCAGCCTCAGCATTCCCTGGGGGGACAGCCGCGACGTGCGCGGCGGATACCACCTGGTCTGGCCGCGTGACCTGGTCGAATGCGCCGGCGCCCTGCTGGTGCTCGGCGCGGAGGCCGAGGCCCGCAACGTGCTGCGCTATCTCATCGCCACCCAGCACGAGGACGGCCACTGGAACCAGAATCAATGGCTGGGCGGCAAGCCCTACTGGCTGGGGGTGCAACTCGACGAGGCCGCCTTCCCGGTGCTGCTCGCGGCCATGCTGGCCGAGCGCAACGCTCTGGACGGCATTCGCGTCGCCGGCATGGTGCGCGCCGCCCTGGGGTTCATCGCCCGCGAGGGGCCGGCCAGCGATCAGGATCGCTGGGAGGAAAACCGGGGCGTCAACACCTTCACCCTGTCCGTCTGCATCGCCGCACTGGTCGCCGGCAGCCGCTTTCTGGACGATACCGCGCGCGACCATGCGCTGGCGCTGGCCGACTTCTGGAACGCCAACCTGGAACACTGGACCTCGGCAGCGGATACCGCCCTCGCCCGCCGCCTGGGGGTAACCCGCTATTACATGCGCATCGCCCCCAGCCCCATCGTCGGGGACCAGCAGGCCGCCTGGCAGATCCTGCCGATCAAGAACCGCGTCCACGACCCGCATCTGCCTGCCGAGGAACAGGTCGGCACCGACTTTCTGCAACTGGTGCGCTTCGGTCTGCGCGAGGCGGATGATCCGCTGATCCTGGACAGCCTCAAGATCGCCGATACCCTGCTCAAGGTGGACACCCCGACCGGACCGAGCTGGTACCGCTACCACGGCGACGGCTATGGCGAACACCGCGACGGCAGCCCCTACGACGGCGCCGGGCGGGGCCGGGCCTGGCCGCTGCTGACGGGGGAACGCGCGCACTACGAACTCGCCGCCGGCTATGACCCCTTGCCGCTGATCGAATCCATGTGCGCCATGACCGGCGGGCTGGGCATGTTCCCCGAACAGATCTGGGACAGCGAGCCCATTCCCGGGCGGCGCCTTTATCCCGGACGCCCGACGGGATCGGCCATGCCGCTGGCCTGGACGCACGCGGAATTCATCAAGCTCGTCGCCTCGCGCCAGGAGGAGCGTATCGTCGACTGCCCCACCGCGGTATGGGCCCGCTATCACGGCCGGCGCCCCGAGGCCGACCGGGCCTTCTGGTCGCCTGCCGCACCCATCAGCCGCCTCGCACCGGGGCAGACCCTGACCATCTGGCTGCCCGAACCGGCCCGGCTCCACTTCGGCTACGACGGCTGGCAACACATCGCGGACCGTCAGACCCGCGAAACCGGCCTGGGGTTGCACGCGGCCTCCTTTACGGCACAGGAACTGTCCGGACATACGCAGGTCGATTTCACCTGGCAGCGCCACGGGGACGGGCACTGGAGTGGGGAGGATTTCTCGATCCGCCTCGACACGCCGTCGTAG
- a CDS encoding DedA family protein translates to MPFLHHALATAAPWLDHYGYAAIFLTVGLEFLGIPLPGLTMVLAATLLASQGEMNMATVLLTASLGAVAGANGAYGIGRLGERRLLLRIGINRRHLHRLHNLFGRYGAGLVLAAPFLDGLRQTHGLAAGMLEMRWRRFLLANLIGVACWLGGWTLMAYQLGHHIGGLLEQIHRYRPWLIGTGLAVLALLIAYLLYRRSSRPENGV, encoded by the coding sequence ATGCCCTTTCTGCACCATGCCCTCGCCACCGCTGCGCCGTGGCTCGATCATTACGGCTACGCCGCCATCTTTCTCACCGTGGGCCTCGAATTTCTCGGCATTCCGCTGCCCGGCCTCACCATGGTGCTGGCCGCCACCCTGCTCGCCAGCCAGGGCGAGATGAACATGGCCACCGTGCTGCTTACCGCGAGCCTGGGTGCCGTAGCCGGCGCCAACGGTGCCTACGGCATCGGACGCCTGGGCGAACGCCGGCTGCTGCTCAGAATCGGCATCAACCGCCGTCACCTGCATCGGCTGCACAACCTGTTCGGGCGCTACGGCGCCGGTCTGGTGCTCGCCGCCCCCTTTCTGGACGGCCTGCGCCAAACTCACGGCCTCGCGGCCGGCATGCTGGAGATGCGCTGGCGGCGCTTCCTGCTGGCCAACCTGATCGGGGTGGCCTGTTGGCTGGGCGGATGGACGCTGATGGCCTACCAGCTCGGACATCACATCGGCGGCCTGCTGGAGCAGATCCATCGCTACCGCCCCTGGCTCATCGGGACTGGGCTCGCGGTACTGGCGCTCCTGATCGCCTATTTGCTGTATCGCCGCAGTTCGCGCCCGGAGAACGGTGTGTGA